ATCCAACCTTCTAATGATACTGCTGAGAAGACTCATTCAGTTATCAAGGAGATGGATCCTTCTGATTCTACGTCCGATAAGATTCATTCCAGTGTGGCTGCTAAAACTGAAACTTTATCGCCAGATCTGACGGCCCAACTGGAGTCACACCCAGCTGAATTTGTCAACTccagagagactgatattaatGCTGAAAATAAGAATTCTCCTAACCAAGAGTTGTTTAGTTTTCATAATTACTCAAAGGAAACATCAAGCATTTCCTCCAACTCAACACAACCTTGTAAAAATCCATCAGAGCTTTCGACAGAGGATGAAAGTGTTTGGATGAAAGAATGGAGTTTGACATTGGCTGCATCCCCACAACCTCCAGATGAGGGGTCTGGAAATGGGGAAGCGGTGACAGAGAATGTATTGGAAAGTGTGTCAGACCGTGGCGTTGAGGTCGATGAGTGCATAGCTACTGTAGAGGATCTGGCCACCCCAGTGGAAACTGAGAAGGCAAATCATGGACACTCTGGGTCTACACACCAAGTCCAACCTACTGTAAAAATGGAGGAGTGTGTTCCTTTGTTGGAAAGGGCAACAGGGAGCATAAGTAGTTTGGCTGTCTTGGGTCGCATACTGGAGGAACATTCTGATGCTATCATTAGCCACCAGCTTGAAAAAGATAGAATAGGCTGCTCAGCTGCCAGCCACGATTCTGTCAAGCCACCTACGACTATGCTAAGGATCcttaaaacagcagagggaaagcAGCAGATGTTGTTACAGACTGCAAAGAACCGGTATGCTGTACCTGTGCAGCTCCAAGGCAACCCAGGGTTCAAGCTGATAACCAAATCTACTCCTCATATCAATGTGTCCTATGTTAAGCCAGGAATTGAAAGACAGAATAAAACCACAGGGCTGGCACTCACCCTCAATGGAGGAAGTTTCAGCATTCTAGGACAGACTGTAGGTGCTAGTGAAAAAGGTGCTATGCTGTTGTCTACTGTTCAGCCTGGATCTAGCACTAGTGCAAGCCACTACCTAGTCAACAGCACAGCTCTTAAAGGTCCTCTTGTCTTGTCAGGTGCAGCACATAGTTCTACTGGAGAAAATACCATAAAGTCACCGCAGACTTGTTACTTAGTCCAGAGGCCAGTCCCTGTAGGTCAGGCCCCCCACAATGCTGGTAGCAAATTGGCACGCTTAAGCTCTCAGTCTCCACTTTTGTCCCGTCCAGTTCTGGCAATGTCTGCAAACTCAGTGAACAGATCCACTGCATTGCACACTGGGCAACAAGCCTTCTTGGTTAGGTATATCTCTACCGCTAAGTCAGGGATGCTTATGAATAGTCCTGATGGGAAGTCTGTGAACCAGAAAGGTCAACCTAATGAAAGTAGGGGAAATAAAGTTGTATATAAGATAGTCAGAACTGCCAATGGTAGCGCGTTCCTTTCTGGTGGTGCACATTCCTCAGCCAACAAGCCCATTTATCTGGCCACAAATTCCACACAGATGCCATGTTTTCTGATGTCATCAAATAAAGTCTCATCCGGATTGAAAAAACTGATATCCATACAAAATTCCTCCCACAACCCTGTCACGGCCTCACAGCTCTCAAATCTTCTTTCCCCCCAATCCAACTTGCAAGGTAGGGTCAGGCAGATAACGGACGTAGGTCTGAATAAATCCCCCCTTGACCCAAGGCCAGGTCGCCAGCTAAGTCAAAGGAAGAGGCGCAGGAAAGCATTGTGTGATGAACTCCCAGAGCACTTGACTAAAGCGAGGAGGCTCTCGAGCAAGGCGGTAACTGAAAAAGGGTCTCCCTTGCTCTGGGAGCCTGTACCCAAAGATGCAGAGAGGACACTGAGACTGTATCCATTAAGTTCACTACAAGAGATTAAGTGCCCTCGCCGAAATCAGCCGGTAGTTGTTCTCAACCATCCTGATACAGACATTCCTGAAGTGGCCAGTATCATGAGGTCCGTCAACAGGTACAAAGGTGCTGTTTCCAAGGTGGTACTGTCTCAAAACACAGTTCAAGCTCTGGCTGAACTCTGCCCAGCCGGACTTCTGGGGAAAAGCTCCAAGGCTAAATGTCCCTCGTCACAAAGCAGTGGCTCCAGACTTAAGACTTCAAAAAGCAGAGTCCGAGAGCGATTTCTGTTGAAACTGAAGTTTAGAAAGTCTAGCAGGAAAAAGTATGAGGTGGTGAAGTCCTCATTTAGAGGTACAGAGAGGTCATCAATGTTCGCCTGCTGGTTTTGTGGTCGACTCTTCAAGAACCAAGAGGAGTGGATTGGCCACGGCCAGCGGCATCTCATGGAGGCGACCAGAGACTGGAATAAGCTGTTTTAAAGCTGTTACAAAGCCCCTGGATTGGCCCACATACCGTCCTATAGAGTGGAACAAATGGAGAGgttaaagcattttaaaaattaCTTATCAGTATACTTAATCTTATAACGGTGTATATTCCCAGAAATGCCCTAATAGCTATGATTGAATCACGGTTTTTGAGGTTGTTGATGTGTGGTGTAAGCTGAAACACGTACCAGtcgagtttggacacacctactcatttaagggtttttctttatttttctttatttgtactattttctaaattgtacaataatagggaagacatcaaaacgatgaaaaaacacatggaataaagtagtaaccaaaaatgtgttaaaacaaatcaaaatatattttatatattgagattcttcaatgtagccaccatttggcttgatgatagctttgctctctcaaatcaaatcaaatcaaatcaaattttatttgtcacatacacatggttagcagatgttaatgcgagtgtagcgaaatgcttgtgcttctagttccgacaatgcagtaataaccaacaagtaatctaactaacaattccaaaactactgtcttatacacagtgtaaggggataaagaatatgtgcataaggatatatgaatgagtggtaCAGAGCAgtataggcaagatacagtagatggtatcgagtacagtatatacatatgagatgagtatgtaaacaaagtggcatagttaaagtggctagtgatacatgtattacataaggatgcagtcgatgatgtagagtacagtatatacgtatgcatatgagatgaataatgtagggtaagtaacattatataaggtagcattgtttaaagtggctagtgatatatttacatcatttcccatcaattcccattattaaagtggctggagttgggtcagtgtcaatgacagtgtgttggcagcagccactcaatggtggctgtttaacagtctgatagccttgagatagaagctgtttttcagtctctcaatcccagctttgatgcacctgtactgacctcgccttctggatgatagcggggtgaacaggcagtggttcggtggttgatgtccttgatgatctttatggccttcctgtaacatcgggtggtgtaggtgtcctggagggcaggtagtttgccccggtgatgcgttgtgcagacctcactaccctctggagagccttacggttgagggcggagcagttgccgtaccaggcggtgatacagcccgccaggatgctctcgattgtgcatctgtagaagtttgtgagtgcttttggtgacaagccgaatttcttcagcctcctgaggttgaagaggcgctgctgcgccttcttcacgacgctgtcagtgtgagtggaccaattcagtttgtctgtgatgtgtatgccgaggaacttaaaacttgctaccctctccactactgttccatcgatgtggatagggggtgttccctctgctgtttcctgaagtccacaatcatctccttagttttgttgacgttgagtgtgaggttattttcctgacaccacactccgagggccctcacctcctccctgtaggccgtctcgtcgttgttggtaatcaagcctaccactgttgtgtcgtccgcaaacttgatgattgagttggagcgtgcgtggccacgcagtcgtgggtgaacagggagtacaggagagggctcagaacgcacccttgtggggccccgtgttgaggatcagcgggaggagatgttgttgcctaccctcaccacctgggggcggcccgtcaggaagtccagtacccagttgcacagggcggggtcgagacccagggtctcgagcttgatgacgagcttggagggtactatggtgttgaatgccgagctgtagtcgatgaacagcattctcacataggtattcctcttgtccaggtgggttagggcagtgtgcagtgtggttgagattgcatcgtctgtggacctatttgggcggtaagcaaattggagtgggtctaggggtcaggtagggtggaggtgatatggtccttgactagtctctcaaagcacttcatgatgacggaagtgagtgctacgggcggtagtcgtttagctcagttaccttagctttcttgggaacaggaacaatggtggccctcttgaagcatgtgggaacagcagactggtatagggattgattgaatatgtccgtaaacacaccggccagctggtctgcgcatgctctgagggcgcggctggggatgccgtctgggcctgcagccttgcgagggttaacacgtttaaatgtcttactcacctcggctgcagtgaaggagagaccgcatgttttcgttgcaggccgtgtcagtggcactgtattgtcctcaaagcgggcaaaaagttatttagtctgcctgggagcaagacatcctggtccgtgactgggctgggtttcttcttgtagtccgtgattgactgtagaccctgccacatgcctcttgtgtctgagccattgaattgagattccactttgtctctgtactgacgcttagcttgtttaatagccttgcggagggaatagctgcattgtttatattcggacatgttaccagacaccttgccctgattaaaagcagtggttcgcgctttcagtttcacgcgaatgctgccatcaatccacggtttctggtttgggaatgtttttatcgttgctatgggaacgacatcttcgacgcacgttctaatgaactcgcacaccgaatcagcgtattcgtcaatattttcatctgacgcaatacgaaacatgtcccagtccacgtgatggaagcagtcttggagtgtggagtcagcttggtctgaccagcgttggacagacctcagcgtgggagcctcttgtttaagtttctgcctgtaggcagggatcaacaaaatggagtcgtggtcagcttttccgaaaggggcggggcagggccttatatgcgtcgcggaagttagagtaacaatgatccaaggttttaccacccctggttgcgcaatcgatatgctgataaaatttagggagtcttgttttcagattagttttgttaaaatccccagctacaatgaatgcagcctccggataaatggtttccagtttgcaaagagttaaataaagttcgttcagagccatcgatgtgtctgcttgggggggatatatacggctgtgattataatcgaagagaattctcttggaagataatgcggtctacatttgattgtgaggaattctaaatcaggtgaacagaaggatttgagttcctgtatgtttccttcgtcacaccatgtctcgttagtcatgaggcatacgcccccgccgctcttcttaccagaaagatgtttgtttctgtcggcgcgatgcgtggagaaacccgttggctgcaccgcatcggatagcgtcttcccagtaagccatgtttccgtgaagcagagaacattgcagtctctgatgtccctctggaatgctacccttgctcggatttcatcaaccttgttgtcaagagactggacattggcaagaagaatgctggggagtggtgcgcgatgtgcccttgtccggagtctgaccagaagaccgctacgtttccctctttttcggagtcgttttcttgggtctctgcatgcgatccattccgatgtcctgtttgtaaggcagaacacaggatccgcgtcgcggaaaacatattcttggtcgtactgatggtgagttgacgctgatcttatattcagtagttcttctcgactgtatgtaatgaaacctaagatgacctggggtactaatgtaagaaataacacgtaaaaaaacaaaaaactgcatagtttcctaggaacgcgaagcgaggcggccatctctgtcggcgccggactttttccaacagtctttaagGACATCCCACATAGGCTGAGCACTagttggctgcttttcattcactATGTGGTCCAACTCAGCACAAATTATCTCAataggaggccaggtcatctgatgcagcactccatccttcttggtcaaatagcccttacacagcctggaggtgtgttgggtcatggtcctattgaaaaacaaatgatagtcccactaagcgcaaaccatgCTGGttttgtgccttgaattctaaataaatcactgacagtgtcaccagcaaagcgccgtcacaccacctcctccatgcttcacggtgggaaccccaCATGTGGAcatcatccgttcacctgctctgcgtctcacaaagacacggcagttggaaccaatcatctcaaatttggactcatcagactatGGACAGATTTCCCCCAGTCCATTACTTGTGTTTCTTAAAAGATTAaattgttgttaatccagccgctttgtcagatttaaaaaaggctttacggcaaaagcataccatgccattatctgaggacagcgcccagcatacaaaagcattaaaacattttccaaaccaACAGAggcgtcacgaaagtcagaaatagcgataaaataaacaatttacctttgaagatcttcctctgtttgcaatcccaagggaccataacaaatggtcattttgtttgAAAAAGTCAGTTTAGGTGGCGCtcttgattcagtaatccacctgTTTCActcgttcaaaatgcatacaaaggaatcccaagagttaccaataaacttcatccaaacaagtcaaacaacgtttctaatcagTCCTCCGGTACCCTAATAtttaaataaacaatacaatttaagatggagaatagtgtgttcaataccggagataaataatgaAGTGCGTGCCCTCATCCACACGCGCCACAACACTACAGTCAAAATGAGAGccaccttgaaaaactacaaattctagctaatttaaataaaaaaacaaacctgaaaccctttctaaagacttgacatctagtggaagccataggaactgcaatctgggaggatttccTTTGAgtttcccataaacaagcatTTTCAATGGGTGGTGACCTAAAAAAATAATTCCAGATGGATTttcctcgggttttcgcctgccatatcagttctgttatactcagacattattttaacagttttagaaacttcagattgtctatccaatactaccaattatatgcatatcctagcttctggacctgagtaacaggcagtttactttcggcacgtcagtcatccaaacttccgaatgctgccccctagccctaagggaaggaattccacaaattaacttaaggcacacctgttaattgaaatgcaagctggttgagagaatgccaagagtgtgcaaagctgtcatcaaggcaaacgttgactactttgaagaatctcaaatatgaaatgcatatatatatatttatttgttttaatactatttgttttaacactttttgttggttactacatgatgatttcatggttttgatgtcagaactattattctacagtgtagaatatagtaaaaaaaataaagaaaaacccaggaatgagtaggtttgtacaaacctttgactggtaccgAATGTGGTTTGTGTATaatataagaatatatacatatgacttaaccctttacactcgtgggaattggccaatatggatagggctaaatttAAATGTTTCTTATTTCTTCAATTTGAAAATGCATAACTATagtagcaattgaaagggaacagtttgaCGATCATGGGAACATTATTAGACCAAAGGTGAGGACAGCGGTTCACCTGACAGTCCACTGTTGagtttatgtgcattttacatttactttcTCTGCATTTGTTGATAATAAAATCAGAAAATACTCTGGAAAATACATTCAATAACATAAGAATTTTCCTGGAGGTTGGTGCAAAATAAGACAAAGAAGttagaggactaactggtgtctccaagtggccacacacctctctaaagtgtgcacagttcctaagtaatttcaatacacttcaactataaagGTGCTTTTTTGAGCTCCGCCTAACTGTGccattgaggaactagagcaagcacactttTAGTTGTTTTGTTTagaacacaaccctgtcttcCTGCAATtgcacaattactgttgtttactcaatccaaaaacggtccattataaatcgtgatctgggtcaggtgggcatcatttgaaagcttgttctattgccagCATGACTAGCTTAGTTATACAATATTGAAGTGTTGGGTTTTCACAATGCAATTCAGGGAAACCAATCACAACGTCTTGTTGCGTGAGGTGCTCAAGTTCAGTACTGCtatcagtcaaaacccatacagcgctGTGAATATCgcagagccagagctctgacgtcatgtataacatgttactgtacagccactgcctTTCAATATAGGTGTTTATCAgtgcccaaatctgccattttaACCCGTATACAGGTACGAGTGTAAAGGGCTCCACTCTCATATGTATGTACAGATGGAATTGAACTGTGAAGACTGGGCACACTGTAATAGAGCATATTTGAGAGAGCACTGGTTTTAAAGGAGGGGGACATTGTTGATTACTTATTTTTGTATTCAGAAATATACCAAATTACTCAGGTGATTTCATATTCTCTGATTCAACTAATCTGGTTTGTAACATAAGCTATTCTTTAACATTTATCTGCTTTTCATAGGTTTTAGAGAGCATTGTGGGGTAATTGTTTCCTTTTATTTATTCCCTGTATTACTTCCATTCGTAAGGTCAGAACTTAATTTGTATACCTGAAATCCAAGCATTTTGTTTTTCATGTTCTCTTCAGTTTTTAAAGTTTTGTTTTACTAGTATACAAATAGGCTAACTGTTTTTTTGTAGCAGATAGTGActtcaaagtattcacaccctttgactttcAATTTTTTTTTGTTAGAcagaatttaaaatagattacatttagatttttttaaacaaattaattgaaaatgaaaagctgagatgtcttgagtcaataaatattcatCCCCATGATGGCAAGTCTCTAAGTTCAGAAGTAGAAATGTGCTTAAGTCACATAAGTGCAATAGTTAACAAAATATATATGTAatgacctcatctctgtaccccacacatacaattatctgtaaggaccCTCAGTCGAGtgttgaatttcaaacacagatttaaccacaaagaccagggaactTTTCCAAGGCCTCGCAAAGAACGGTACCTATTGATAGATTGataaaaataataaaatcagACATTGTATATcccatggtgaagttattaattacactttggatattGTATCAATCACTACAAAGATAGAGGAGTTTTTACTAAGTTGCCTGagaggaaactgctcagggatttcaccatggggCCAATGATGACTTTCAAACAGTTACAGAATTTAATGGCTGTTAGAACTGATGGATTGACaacgttgtagttactccacaatgctaaACTAGTTTACAGAgttaaaagaaggaagcctgcacagaataaaacaattccaaaacatgcatcatgtttgcaacaaactaaagtaatactgcaaaatgtggcaaagcaattcccttttttgtcctgaataccaagtgttgtgttttattggatttgcccaaaacatattaccactctccatattttcaagcatagtggtggctgcatcatgttatggctaTGCTTGTCATCATTAAGGACTGGTGAGTTTTTCTGGATAAAAaaaaaacggaatggagctaagcacaggcacaaTACTAGAGGAAAGCCTGGGTGTTTGCTTTCCATCAGATACTGTGAGATTAAATTCAcagttcagcaggacaatgacgtaaaacacaaggccaaatctagtggcagagttttgacttaaatctgcttgaaaatctaggCCAGACCTaaaaagggcttgtaagtaagcatttcattgtaaggtctacatgTTGTCTTTGgtgcatttgacaaataaaatgtggttTAAATTTGGcagagtttgaagaattttgtaaagaataatgggcaaatgttgcacaatccaggtttgGAAAGCTCTTACAGATGTATCCAGAAAGACTTGCATCTGTAATCACTGTCAACGGTGATTGTAAACATGTTTGAGAAGttgtaaacttttttttttttcacttttagacttttgtgtagattgttgacaaaaggACAATTTGAATCCATTTATacccactttgtaacaacaaatgtggaaaagtcaaggggtgtgaataaattctgaagacactgtacataCATTCTGGTTTGTCTCACTGTTTTACCCATTTCTGGGGTGACATAGATGTTTTAGTTTCTTTTACTGCAACACAATGCCATTGTCTAATTTCTTAATTTTCAGTGTTTGACTTTATTACTCATCACATACTTATGTTGAGTTTCTCTCTTTAACAGTTTTTTTACT
This DNA window, taken from Oncorhynchus nerka isolate Pitt River linkage group LG23, Oner_Uvic_2.0, whole genome shotgun sequence, encodes the following:
- the si:ch211-214e3.5 gene encoding zinc finger protein 518A is translated as MEENLMTQDDPAESHDDIVEAEEEKESTKDHTDQMAGQTSVLPCSDQCDPDETFEESGSYKTDRKASMKSPCKIQQGAVFSGKILSFGCSECKGEATYSPNDLLKHFQVAHKGTLPTYPCDLCGFATNEFPALQRHRIGHRNTLVTCEICNDDVQYSLLLLTRHYIMSHSQNGHFHCEKCEFSTVDAGTFVQHIHHHNESQLKCMKCQHVSSNRGEHQRHLKLYSGTFPLTCLVCGYGAARREYLTKHMVTVHGEEADNKNVWRATEDSNNTLVNSSPGLKLLLKKSLAAGGQSKESQWMSKLNSLPGVGLHNQNGRVLKPEKTLEESQQFHERAVGVKKDSKKWFKGALKNEQQIDSQAVSSIPPPKTQEGFDSYGADTLNPNNSNGLTVLMVKNKISIPPNCTTKVMGFKIVDGKKHLVLKVIPTAKPEFSAENNILSTEQEVDCPMIGTTSDGSKCSDTAENGENTSSPYLAVLSPSGTDSDAAISVQVKPEEEDVSIEETLPKLEKLAQKAKHTVEQRIDKQHTFKGDQIPSLAGYPMTKESDHSTIENGKLSNNTADKMSAYSSPNVTAVELLPAKILTHNTMPSESAYETMLPEPVSEETINMLGVGDMSTATADKISDPINGNSSRPKGETLPSNDKPKTPSEPMTGDIQPSNDTAEKTHSVIKEMDPSDSTSDKIHSSVAAKTETLSPDLTAQLESHPAEFVNSRETDINAENKNSPNQELFSFHNYSKETSSISSNSTQPCKNPSELSTEDESVWMKEWSLTLAASPQPPDEGSGNGEAVTENVLESVSDRGVEVDECIATVEDLATPVETEKANHGHSGSTHQVQPTVKMEECVPLLERATGSISSLAVLGRILEEHSDAIISHQLEKDRIGCSAASHDSVKPPTTMLRILKTAEGKQQMLLQTAKNRYAVPVQLQGNPGFKLITKSTPHINVSYVKPGIERQNKTTGLALTLNGGSFSILGQTVGASEKGAMLLSTVQPGSSTSASHYLVNSTALKGPLVLSGAAHSSTGENTIKSPQTCYLVQRPVPVGQAPHNAGSKLARLSSQSPLLSRPVLAMSANSVNRSTALHTGQQAFLVRYISTAKSGMLMNSPDGKSVNQKGQPNESRGNKVVYKIVRTANGSAFLSGGAHSSANKPIYLATNSTQMPCFLMSSNKVSSGLKKLISIQNSSHNPVTASQLSNLLSPQSNLQGRVRQITDVGLNKSPLDPRPGRQLSQRKRRRKALCDELPEHLTKARRLSSKAVTEKGSPLLWEPVPKDAERTLRLYPLSSLQEIKCPRRNQPVVVLNHPDTDIPEVASIMRSVNRYKGAVSKVVLSQNTVQALAELCPAGLLGKSSKAKCPSSQSSGSRLKTSKSRVRERFLLKLKFRKSSRKKYEVVKSSFRGTERSSMFACWFCGRLFKNQEEWIGHGQRHLMEATRDWNKLF